One stretch of Pradoshia sp. D12 DNA includes these proteins:
- a CDS encoding ABC transporter permease yields the protein MFNLAKRNLKLFFRDKSAVFFSLLAVFIIIGLYVLFLGDTIAGDMTEIKEARYLMDSWIMGGLLAVTSVTTTMGAFGTMVEDRANGNAKDFYASPLKRYQIAGGYVISSFMVGLIMCMVTFVLAEIYIVANGGELLPLIGMLKIIVLMFLSVLASSAMVFFLVSFFSSVNAFATGSTIIGTLIGFLTGIYIPIGNLPDAVQMIVKIFPVTHAGVLFRQVFMEEPLKISFDGAPSAAVDGFKEELGVVLTYGDFTAQGSTHILVLVGVTILFFALAVWNVSRKKS from the coding sequence ATGTTTAATTTAGCAAAGCGTAATCTAAAACTATTTTTTCGGGATAAAAGTGCGGTCTTCTTCTCCTTATTGGCCGTCTTCATTATCATTGGCTTATATGTCCTCTTTCTTGGAGATACCATTGCAGGGGACATGACCGAAATTAAGGAAGCTCGATACTTAATGGACAGTTGGATTATGGGCGGTCTTCTTGCCGTTACCTCTGTCACGACGACAATGGGCGCTTTTGGCACAATGGTAGAGGATCGGGCAAATGGCAATGCAAAAGATTTCTATGCTTCGCCATTAAAAAGGTATCAAATCGCTGGTGGTTATGTAATCAGTTCATTTATGGTCGGCCTCATCATGTGTATGGTCACTTTTGTCTTAGCGGAGATATATATTGTCGCAAACGGTGGGGAGCTTTTGCCACTCATAGGTATGTTAAAAATCATTGTGTTGATGTTCCTATCGGTTCTAGCCTCAAGCGCAATGGTGTTTTTCTTAGTTAGCTTCTTTTCAAGTGTTAATGCATTTGCAACTGGCAGTACGATTATCGGGACATTAATCGGGTTTCTTACCGGCATTTACATACCAATTGGCAATCTACCTGATGCTGTACAAATGATTGTGAAGATCTTTCCGGTCACCCATGCAGGCGTCTTATTTCGTCAGGTATTTATGGAAGAGCCCTTAAAAATATCATTCGACGGTGCACCAAGTGCTGCAGTCGATGGTTTTAAAGAAGAACTGGGTGTTGTGCTGACATATGGTGACTTTACTGCCCAAGGTAGCACGCATATTCTTGTCCTGGTAGGAGTCACCATTTTATTTTTCGCTCTTGCCGTATGGAATGTATCACGAAAGAAATCTTAG
- a CDS encoding ATP-binding cassette domain-containing protein, with protein sequence MEKIIEVRRLTKTYGDITAVNDIDFYVEQGKLFAFLGPNGAGKSTTIDMLCTLLKPDKGEIIINGFQIAKNDSKIRESIGVVFQESLLDPLLTVRENLLTRAKFYQIPKSELKSRVEQAAIAADVMDFIDRPYGKLSGGQRRRADIARALVNTPKVLFLDEPTTGLDPQTRRSVWETITNLQRDQGLTVFLTTHYMEEAASADYIMIIDDGEIVAKGTPYELRNTYSSDMLKIEPIDYAALDELFQANGISYKNEHQLMIIKIANTKEALSILKLAEPLIANFEVMHGTMDDVFIEITGKEIRADV encoded by the coding sequence ATGGAAAAAATCATTGAGGTACGCCGCCTCACCAAAACCTATGGTGACATTACTGCGGTGAATGATATTGATTTTTATGTAGAGCAAGGAAAGCTGTTTGCCTTCCTCGGTCCTAATGGCGCGGGCAAAAGCACGACAATTGATATGTTATGCACGCTCTTGAAGCCAGATAAAGGAGAAATCATCATCAATGGCTTTCAGATTGCTAAAAATGATTCAAAAATCCGTGAATCAATCGGGGTAGTCTTCCAGGAAAGTCTGCTCGACCCTCTCCTGACTGTACGGGAAAATCTCCTAACAAGAGCCAAATTCTATCAGATTCCAAAATCGGAGCTCAAATCCAGAGTGGAACAAGCAGCGATTGCAGCTGATGTCATGGACTTTATTGATCGCCCATACGGAAAATTATCAGGAGGACAAAGGCGCCGCGCTGATATAGCAAGAGCTCTTGTGAACACACCGAAGGTTCTTTTCCTGGATGAGCCGACTACCGGTCTTGACCCCCAAACAAGAAGAAGTGTTTGGGAGACGATTACGAACCTGCAAAGAGATCAGGGACTGACTGTATTCTTGACGACACATTATATGGAGGAAGCCGCCTCTGCCGACTATATCATGATTATTGATGATGGAGAGATTGTGGCAAAGGGAACTCCTTATGAACTGCGAAATACATATAGCTCAGATATGCTGAAAATTGAACCGATTGACTATGCTGCTCTCGATGAGCTTTTTCAAGCCAATGGAATCAGTTACAAAAACGAGCATCAACTGATGATCATTAAAATAGCGAATACAAAAGAGGCCCTCTCGATTCTAAAATTGGCAGAGCCCTTGATTGCAAATTTTGAAGTGATGCATGGGACAATGGATGACGTGTTCATCGAAATCACAGGAAAGGAAATACGTGCTGATGTTTAA